Genomic segment of uncultured Methanobrevibacter sp.:
TTCGATGAACGTTTAAAAGCTAAAGGTGCAAAGGTTTATACTTGCACTGATGACGGATCATGTGGGTTTAAAGGATTCGCAACTCATAGGGTATTGCAATTGATTGAGCATAAGGAGTATGACTGGGCTGTTGTATGTGGTCCTGAAGTTATGATGAGACCATTGTATGGTAGCTTAGAATCCAATATGATTGAAGGTGAATACTCTATGGAACGTTATATGAAATGCGCTATAGGTGTTTGCGGTCAATGCTGTGTAGACAATACCGGTTGGAGAATATGTGCTGAAGGGCCTGTTTTCTCATCTGATCAGGTTTCTGAAATCGTTGAGTTCGGTAAATTCCATAGAACTGCATCTGGAATGAAAGAGTATTTCTAAATCAATTAACGTTTCAATATTATTTAATTTAAAAAAATATTAACAATAATTTATTTAATGATAACATGTTTAATCTTAGTGAAAGCAAATATGGCCTACATATAATGATTATAATAATTTTCTTATTATTGTCATTATTTACAGTCATGCCGGTATTGAATATGATTTTGCTTGGAGCAATGATTGCTTATGGTATCACACCAGTTGCCAATAGGATTCAATCAAAAATCAAGATCACTTCAATTTCAATATTCCTGGCGATAATAGTGGTAATCATTCCATTGATACTATTGTTCATATACGTATTTTGGGAAACAGCAGTTTTTGCGAATATGTTTTTCGCTTCCCATAATCTTTCTGTAAGTTCCGGGATTGATTTGAATTTGGCTATTAACACATTTGTCCAAGCATTGCCTGTGGAACTTCAAGGATTAGTTAAACCTTACTTAGGGCTATTGACTAGTGGAGTGCATGAAGCCTTAACTTACATATTCAATTATGCCATAAGGTTCATAAGGAATTTTTCAGATGTGCTGGTTCAATTGTTTGTCCTAATCTGTTCCATTTATTATTTCACTCGTGATGGCGATAAGGTTATGGAATATATTTTCGTATTCATTCCAAAAGAGCATAGGGCTTTCTTTGAAAGAACCTTGGATGATGTTGCAAATGTTCTAAAATCCATCTTCTATGGTCATTTCCTGACAGCTATTGTTATCGGTGTTATGGGAGGTATAGGTTATTATCTCTTAGGATATAAGTTTGCATTGTTTTTAGGAATCATTACAGGTATTGCACAGCTGATTCCTA
This window contains:
- a CDS encoding AI-2E family transporter; this translates as MFNLSESKYGLHIMIIIIFLLLSLFTVMPVLNMILLGAMIAYGITPVANRIQSKIKITSISIFLAIIVVIIPLILLFIYVFWETAVFANMFFASHNLSVSSGIDLNLAINTFVQALPVELQGLVKPYLGLLTSGVHEALTYIFNYAIRFIRNFSDVLVQLFVLICSIYYFTRDGDKVMEYIFVFIPKEHRAFFERTLDDVANVLKSIFYGHFLTAIVIGVMGGIGYYLLGYKFALFLGIITGIAQLIPIFGPWIVYWALAIYAFFVAGDIVQGILTILWGFVLSLSDMYIRPMLASNYADMPSLILLVGFMAGPYVFGIVGFILGPLILGIAYAVIKSLKEELEKDKLEREIGK